In Nitrospira sp., a genomic segment contains:
- a CDS encoding PQQ-dependent sugar dehydrogenase, whose amino-acid sequence MWTLEHGSRCGDELNHPEAGKNYGWPVITYGVDYNGTIIGEGTSKPGMEQPVYYWAPVIAPSGMTFYTGKTSPEWNGSLFVGSLNPGLLVRLTLDGTRVVCEERYLSELKSRLREAQHGPDGRLSLLTDRMMERSFESQTLDKVLPIPRTASAGQPREAMSVARVFNPCSS is encoded by the coding sequence TTGTGGACGCTCGAGCATGGATCTCGATGCGGTGATGAGCTGAACCATCCTGAGGCGGGCAAGAATTACGGCTGGCCGGTCATTACCTATGGCGTCGACTACAACGGGACGATCATCGGAGAGGGAACATCGAAGCCCGGCATGGAGCAGCCGGTCTATTACTGGGCCCCGGTCATCGCCCCGTCCGGCATGACCTTTTATACCGGCAAGACATCCCCTGAATGGAATGGATCGCTCTTTGTGGGCTCACTCAATCCCGGTTTGCTCGTTCGTCTGACGCTTGACGGCACTCGGGTAGTCTGTGAGGAACGCTATCTTTCAGAACTGAAGTCACGACTTCGCGAAGCCCAGCACGGACCGGATGGACGGCTCTCTCTTCTCACCGACAGGATGATGGAGAGATCCTTCGAGTCTCAAACGCTCGATAAGGTGTTGCCCATTCCACGCACAGCATCAGCCGGGCAACCGAGGGAGGCTATGTCGGTTGCCCGGGTGTTCAACCCATGCTCCAGTTGA
- a CDS encoding PQQ-dependent sugar dehydrogenase yields the protein MNHRTTAIMLAVLASGFASVSAEDHAPRSPTPTPLQGRMTVETVAKGLEHPWALAFLPDGRMLVTERPVRLRIVGPDGRLSDPLPGVSPVFARGQGGLLDIELDPRFTENRLLYLSYAEPGDRGTAGTAVARAKLIDNRLENLRVIFRQQPKVTGANHFGSRLVFARDGTLFITLGDRYDYRDKAQDLSVEFGKIVRVHPDGMVPRDNPFVGKDGAEPEIWSYGHRRISKRRPFIRRQGSCGRSSMDLDAVMS from the coding sequence ATGAACCACCGAACCACGGCTATCATGTTGGCGGTTCTCGCCTCTGGGTTTGCATCCGTGTCGGCGGAGGATCACGCGCCTCGTTCACCCACGCCGACTCCACTGCAAGGTCGGATGACCGTCGAAACCGTGGCCAAAGGGTTGGAACATCCCTGGGCGCTCGCATTCCTGCCGGATGGGCGAATGTTGGTGACCGAGCGACCAGTACGATTACGCATCGTGGGTCCCGACGGCCGCCTTTCTGATCCATTGCCGGGCGTGTCTCCGGTTTTTGCGCGTGGCCAAGGCGGCCTTCTCGATATCGAGCTCGATCCACGGTTCACCGAGAACCGGCTGCTCTACCTCTCCTACGCTGAACCGGGCGATCGCGGCACCGCCGGGACTGCCGTGGCTCGCGCCAAGCTCATTGACAATCGCTTGGAGAACCTGCGAGTCATCTTTAGGCAGCAGCCCAAGGTGACCGGGGCCAATCATTTCGGCTCGCGACTCGTCTTTGCTCGGGACGGAACCTTGTTCATTACGTTGGGAGATCGGTACGACTATCGAGACAAGGCCCAGGATCTGTCCGTGGAATTCGGGAAGATCGTGCGTGTCCATCCGGATGGGATGGTTCCACGCGACAACCCTTTTGTCGGCAAAGATGGAGCGGAACCAGAGATTTGGTCCTATGGCCATCGGAGAATATCCAAGCGGCGGCCCTTCATCCGGCGACAGGGCAGTTGTGGACGCTCGAGCATGGATCTCGATGCGGTGATGAGCTGA
- the meaB gene encoding methylmalonyl Co-A mutase-associated GTPase MeaB codes for MSPAGPHLFMRDIEGMATLAEQVRSGNIRAVSRLISLLENHTDNRQALHLLNSTLQGATVIGVTGYPGAGKSTVVNRLVSCYRRQGLTVGVLAVDISSSVTGGALLGDRIRMQEHALDDGVYIRSMATRGHHGGLARATGDAALVLETAGYEVILIETIGVGQNEIDIVDLAHVVVAVVAPGLGDEVQAMKAGLLEVAHIVVVNKGDLFGADNTLRDLREWCPNVLRTVATTGEGMSELAAAILAHRPSRSVSSVGEVRNR; via the coding sequence ATGAGTCCCGCTGGCCCGCACCTGTTCATGCGTGACATCGAAGGTATGGCGACCTTGGCCGAACAGGTCAGAAGCGGTAATATTCGTGCCGTTTCACGTCTGATCAGCCTATTGGAGAACCACACGGACAACAGACAAGCCCTGCACCTCCTCAACAGCACCTTGCAGGGGGCGACGGTGATTGGTGTCACGGGGTATCCCGGAGCTGGGAAGAGTACAGTGGTCAACCGCTTAGTGAGTTGCTATCGACGGCAAGGTTTGACGGTGGGGGTTTTGGCGGTCGATATCAGTAGCTCTGTCACAGGCGGTGCTCTGTTGGGTGACCGTATCAGAATGCAGGAGCATGCGCTGGATGACGGGGTCTATATCAGAAGCATGGCCACTCGCGGACATCATGGAGGGCTCGCCCGAGCGACCGGCGATGCCGCGCTGGTATTGGAAACAGCCGGATATGAAGTGATCCTGATTGAGACCATCGGGGTTGGCCAGAATGAAATCGACATCGTCGATCTTGCGCATGTCGTTGTGGCAGTGGTGGCACCGGGCCTGGGCGACGAGGTTCAAGCGATGAAGGCCGGACTATTGGAAGTCGCACACATCGTCGTCGTCAACAAGGGAGACCTTTTCGGCGCGGATAACACGTTACGAGATCTGCGCGAATGGTGCCCGAATGTGTTGCGTACGGTCGCGACGACAGGCGAGGGGATGTCGGAGCTTGCTGCAGCAATTCTGGCGCATCGACCATCCCGCAGTGTCAGCTCTGTCGGTGAAGTTCGAAATCGCTGA
- a CDS encoding MmgE/PrpD family protein gives MLADRLARYCRSLRYSDLPNVVVHEVKRRVLDSLGCALGAWNAPPCRVARLIAQTVKVPQGATVWGTGHKTLPDLATFANGGLVRYLDFNDTYLSKEPAHPSDNIPAILSVGEAVHASGKRTMEAIVLAYEIQCRLCDASALRPRGWDHVTYGPFSSALGAAKLMKLSNEQTVQAINLAGIANLALRQTRVGDLSMWKACAFSNAARNGVFAAMLAQLGMTGPSPIFEGEKGFMKLVSGPLELVPFAAERGQAPALGESQSPQFRILDTYIKHYPVEYHAQTAVEAALALRDEVTDAEGVRAIDHVTGVEIGSYDVAIEIIGRDPEKWQPATRETADHSFPYCVAVALLHGPVTLQSFGPKRLSDPAVRNLMKKVRVAQQPEFMGRYPRTMPTRITVKTEAGTTYMSQVDVPVGHPGNPMSDRDLEAKFRRLAAGRLNRSRTERLIEFVWNLDRVRDISTLMPLLRI, from the coding sequence ATGCTTGCAGATCGCCTCGCTCGATATTGTAGGTCTTTGCGCTACAGTGATTTGCCGAACGTTGTTGTGCACGAAGTCAAACGGCGCGTGCTCGACAGCCTTGGCTGCGCGCTTGGGGCGTGGAATGCACCACCGTGTCGGGTCGCCCGCCTGATTGCCCAGACCGTCAAGGTGCCGCAGGGTGCGACCGTGTGGGGCACCGGTCATAAAACCCTACCCGATCTTGCGACCTTCGCCAACGGCGGGCTGGTCCGGTATCTTGATTTCAACGATACCTATCTTTCAAAAGAGCCGGCGCACCCTTCCGATAATATTCCGGCCATTCTTTCGGTCGGCGAGGCCGTCCACGCGTCCGGTAAACGCACCATGGAAGCCATCGTGCTCGCCTATGAAATCCAGTGCCGTCTCTGTGATGCTTCGGCGCTACGTCCCCGCGGTTGGGACCATGTGACGTACGGCCCCTTTTCTTCCGCACTCGGTGCCGCCAAGCTCATGAAACTTTCCAACGAACAGACGGTGCAGGCCATCAATCTGGCCGGCATTGCGAATCTGGCTCTTCGGCAGACGCGGGTCGGGGATCTGTCCATGTGGAAAGCCTGCGCCTTCTCGAATGCCGCCCGCAACGGGGTCTTCGCCGCCATGCTGGCGCAGCTGGGTATGACAGGACCCTCGCCTATCTTCGAAGGAGAAAAGGGCTTCATGAAACTGGTTTCGGGACCACTGGAGCTGGTGCCCTTCGCTGCAGAACGGGGACAGGCACCCGCTCTCGGTGAGAGCCAGTCTCCTCAGTTCAGGATCCTCGATACCTATATCAAACATTACCCAGTCGAGTATCACGCCCAGACTGCGGTCGAAGCGGCGTTGGCACTTCGCGATGAAGTGACGGACGCAGAAGGAGTTCGTGCTATCGATCATGTAACAGGTGTTGAGATCGGTAGTTATGACGTGGCCATCGAAATCATCGGGCGTGATCCTGAAAAATGGCAGCCGGCCACGAGGGAGACGGCTGACCACAGCTTCCCCTATTGCGTTGCAGTGGCATTGCTCCACGGTCCTGTGACGTTGCAGTCATTCGGCCCGAAACGATTGAGCGATCCGGCCGTGCGGAATCTGATGAAGAAGGTCCGTGTCGCGCAGCAGCCGGAATTCATGGGACGCTATCCTAGGACCATGCCGACCAGGATCACGGTCAAGACAGAAGCGGGGACAACCTACATGAGTCAAGTCGATGTGCCGGTAGGACATCCAGGCAATCCGATGTCGGATCGGGATCTGGAGGCAAAGTTTCGCCGGTTGGCCGCCGGACGGCTGAATCGCTCTCGCACCGAACGGCTTATCGAATTCGTGTGGAACCTTGATCGGGTTAGAGACATCAGTACGCTCATGCCGCTCTTGAGGATCTGA
- a CDS encoding thermonuclease family protein, which produces MFRTLLLVTTITSTWVMAAPTLAATDVVARVLIVHEGDRLTIHHQGRKDMVYLRDVDCPELKQPYGKQAKHATAAYIANREVIVRDLKRDRQGRMTADILLPDRRQIAHELIKEGLAWVQPGGSDDQALKDMEELARAGRMGLWAEPNPVPPWKWKAMKPARYK; this is translated from the coding sequence ATGTTCCGAACACTCCTGCTTGTCACAACAATAACGTCTACATGGGTGATGGCCGCACCCACGTTGGCGGCGACCGACGTTGTCGCGCGGGTTCTCATCGTTCACGAGGGAGATCGCCTGACAATCCACCATCAAGGCCGAAAGGACATGGTTTATCTTCGTGATGTGGATTGTCCCGAGCTGAAACAACCCTATGGGAAACAGGCGAAGCATGCGACGGCTGCCTACATCGCCAACCGCGAAGTGATCGTACGAGACTTGAAACGGGATCGACAGGGCCGGATGACCGCCGACATCCTCCTGCCGGATAGGCGACAGATCGCCCATGAGTTGATCAAAGAGGGGCTTGCCTGGGTGCAGCCGGGAGGGTCCGACGATCAAGCTCTGAAAGATATGGAAGAACTGGCTAGGGCCGGAAGGATGGGCCTGTGGGCTGAGCCTAATCCCGTTCCTCCGTGGAAATGGAAAGCTATGAAGCCTGCTCGTTACAAATAG
- a CDS encoding class I adenylate-forming enzyme family protein, with product MSPLIAVPEHIAQARKVEGLCPLLPWNSFADFFKSRVYDRALVNRPCLTYCDDDRSVRYTYSYAEFGTVVQLAAAFLHDHVGVRRGDRMATILFNHDVTVVLYFAAWILGITIIPINVEESAEKKRYILQHSEASAVCCWHSYLDEVRDLQRDLPALRHVIAVNDEGFVEGPKPRTGPMVGFSSHLDTTSITPRLDDEALIVYTSGTTGPPKGVILTVENLLLDADAITDWHRFGVDDCLMCVLPIHHVNGTVVTLITPFYCKGGAVLNRKFKSATFWRRLHDEGVTCVSVVPTILEFLLDANEDLTPYKLEGFSGLICGAGPLFKDTATRFEARFGFPIRHGYGLSETTCYSCFLPNDLSRDEHRHWIGDYEFPSIGVPLRHNRMAIVDSDGQQLPEMARGEICIRGGTVCAGYFKRDDANEAAFQWGWFRSGDEGFYVRDQLGRPFFFISGRLKELIIRGGVNIAPLEIDEVLRTHPLVRFAMAVPFEHRYYGEEIAAYVVPRDDVSPPTEAELLAHCRRRLPFSKCPKVVHFGQAVPYTSTGKPKRLELKTSLAATLAAYRDRQFKDTEPV from the coding sequence ATGTCCCCCTTGATCGCCGTACCTGAGCACATCGCGCAGGCACGAAAAGTCGAAGGACTGTGTCCTCTGCTCCCATGGAACTCGTTCGCTGACTTCTTCAAATCCCGCGTCTATGATCGCGCCCTCGTCAATCGGCCATGCTTGACCTATTGCGACGATGACAGGTCTGTTCGCTATACGTACAGCTATGCGGAATTCGGAACGGTAGTCCAACTGGCCGCGGCGTTCCTTCATGACCATGTGGGGGTACGACGGGGGGATCGGATGGCGACGATCCTCTTTAATCACGACGTCACCGTGGTGCTGTACTTTGCGGCGTGGATCCTGGGGATCACGATTATTCCGATCAACGTCGAAGAATCTGCGGAGAAGAAACGTTATATCCTGCAACATTCCGAGGCATCGGCCGTCTGCTGCTGGCACTCCTATCTTGATGAAGTGAGAGACCTTCAGCGAGATCTTCCGGCCTTACGCCATGTGATTGCGGTGAATGACGAAGGCTTCGTGGAAGGACCGAAGCCTAGGACAGGCCCTATGGTGGGATTCTCCTCCCACCTAGACACAACATCCATCACTCCCCGACTCGATGACGAAGCGCTCATCGTCTACACATCCGGGACGACCGGTCCGCCCAAAGGTGTGATCCTTACTGTGGAGAATTTGCTCCTTGATGCCGACGCGATCACCGACTGGCATCGGTTCGGCGTGGACGACTGCTTGATGTGCGTGCTCCCGATCCACCACGTGAACGGGACGGTCGTCACGCTGATCACGCCGTTTTACTGTAAAGGCGGTGCCGTCCTGAATCGCAAATTCAAAAGCGCCACGTTCTGGCGAAGATTGCACGATGAGGGCGTGACTTGCGTGAGCGTCGTGCCGACGATCCTGGAATTTCTCCTTGATGCGAACGAAGATCTAACTCCATACAAGCTGGAGGGTTTCAGTGGACTCATCTGCGGCGCGGGCCCCTTGTTCAAAGACACCGCGACACGGTTCGAAGCCCGATTCGGGTTTCCGATTCGCCATGGCTACGGCCTGTCCGAAACGACCTGCTATTCCTGTTTTCTGCCGAATGACCTCTCACGTGATGAGCATCGCCATTGGATCGGAGATTACGAGTTTCCTTCCATCGGTGTTCCGCTGCGACACAATAGGATGGCGATCGTGGACAGCGATGGACAGCAGCTGCCGGAGATGGCGAGGGGAGAAATTTGCATCCGCGGCGGGACCGTATGTGCCGGCTACTTCAAACGGGACGACGCCAATGAGGCGGCGTTTCAATGGGGGTGGTTCCGCTCCGGGGACGAGGGGTTCTATGTCCGCGATCAGCTCGGTCGGCCGTTTTTCTTCATTTCAGGTCGGCTCAAGGAATTGATTATTCGAGGCGGCGTCAATATTGCTCCGCTCGAAATCGACGAGGTGTTGAGGACTCATCCTCTGGTCCGGTTCGCGATGGCTGTTCCCTTCGAGCATCGCTACTATGGGGAAGAGATTGCCGCCTATGTGGTGCCGCGAGACGATGTCTCTCCACCCACAGAAGCCGAATTACTCGCGCATTGCCGTCGACGGCTTCCCTTCTCGAAATGTCCCAAGGTCGTCCATTTCGGACAAGCGGTACCCTATACCTCGACCGGCAAACCCAAGCGCTTGGAGTTGAAAACCTCTCTCGCTGCCACATTGGCAGCCTACCGCGATCGTCAATTCAAGGACACAGAGCCGGTATAG
- the prpB gene encoding methylisocitrate lyase gives MTNTDKDSAAQTKTSRLRELLATRTLAIPGAFNALVAMQIERAGYEIAYVSGAAISACRGMPDIGLLTLSDMASEAGRIARSVSIPTIVDADTGYGGPLSVAEAVRAFEESDLAGMQIEDQEMAKKCGHLSGKSLVPVEEMTAKIKAAVHVKRDPDFVIIARTDARAVEGLEAAVQRAATYAEAGADALFPEALESAEEFRTFAREITKRGITVPLIANMTEFGKTPLLSVAEFESLGYRGVLFPVTGLRTALQAVDRLLAELKLFGSQKDWLHRMMTRRELYRLLRYTESGERREGGMYEHRHE, from the coding sequence ATGACGAACACGGACAAGGATTCAGCAGCGCAAACGAAGACATCTCGGTTGCGCGAATTGCTGGCTACACGTACTCTCGCCATTCCCGGAGCGTTTAATGCGTTGGTCGCGATGCAGATCGAACGAGCCGGCTACGAGATTGCGTATGTCTCAGGCGCTGCAATATCTGCCTGCCGCGGAATGCCGGACATCGGCCTGTTGACGCTTAGTGATATGGCGTCGGAGGCGGGAAGGATCGCCCGTTCGGTATCGATCCCGACCATTGTGGATGCGGACACAGGATATGGCGGTCCGCTATCCGTCGCCGAAGCGGTAAGGGCTTTCGAGGAGAGTGATCTCGCCGGCATGCAGATTGAAGATCAAGAAATGGCTAAGAAGTGCGGCCATCTTTCGGGGAAAAGTTTGGTGCCTGTAGAAGAAATGACAGCCAAAATTAAGGCGGCTGTCCATGTCAAACGAGATCCAGATTTCGTGATTATTGCGCGCACTGACGCCCGCGCGGTGGAGGGACTTGAGGCGGCGGTTCAACGTGCCGCGACTTACGCGGAAGCCGGGGCGGACGCGTTATTTCCCGAGGCTCTGGAATCGGCCGAAGAATTCCGAACATTTGCTCGCGAAATTACGAAGCGAGGAATTACTGTTCCACTGATCGCCAATATGACGGAGTTCGGGAAAACGCCTCTGTTGAGCGTCGCGGAATTTGAGAGCCTGGGGTATCGCGGCGTGCTCTTTCCTGTTACGGGGTTACGGACGGCCTTGCAAGCCGTCGATAGGCTGTTGGCAGAGCTGAAGCTGTTTGGATCTCAGAAGGACTGGCTCCATCGCATGATGACACGACGAGAACTGTACCGTCTGCTCCGGTACACCGAGTCTGGTGAGCGTCGGGAAGGGGGGATGTATGAGCATCGCCATGAATGA
- a CDS encoding response regulator transcription factor has translation MRNAAHRIDRGIQPKSIRLLIVEAQRLFRQSLRILLEQERDIAAVVEATDGREAHRLALEHKPDIVLLDVDMPDLDVESVTKLIHQHLPDTSVLLLARYDEDTRIVTAMRAGAFGYILKDTDQTDFLRIIRATARGEQVLSPIIPDHLVRTVPGAVRHPQEEHTIQFSGLTDREREILACAAAGRSNKEIADQLCVSVDTVKTHLHHIYQKLSVGGRVEAILTYLRAR, from the coding sequence ATGAGAAACGCAGCACATCGAATCGATCGTGGGATACAACCCAAATCCATCCGACTGCTCATTGTCGAAGCCCAACGCCTGTTCAGACAAAGCCTGCGGATACTCTTGGAACAGGAACGAGATATCGCTGCAGTGGTGGAAGCAACGGATGGACGCGAGGCCCATCGACTGGCGCTAGAACACAAACCCGACATCGTCCTTCTGGACGTCGATATGCCGGACCTTGATGTGGAATCGGTGACCAAACTCATTCACCAACACTTGCCCGACACAAGCGTGCTGCTGTTGGCTCGGTACGATGAAGACACTCGGATCGTGACCGCGATGCGGGCTGGAGCGTTCGGCTATATCTTAAAGGACACTGACCAGACAGATTTTCTCCGCATCATCAGAGCGACCGCTCGGGGAGAGCAGGTCTTGTCTCCGATCATACCGGACCATCTCGTTCGAACCGTTCCCGGTGCAGTCAGACACCCCCAGGAGGAACACACCATCCAGTTTTCCGGTCTGACCGACCGTGAACGGGAAATATTGGCTTGCGCGGCAGCCGGCCGGAGCAACAAGGAAATCGCCGACCAGTTGTGCGTGTCAGTCGATACCGTGAAGACGCACCTCCATCACATCTATCAGAAGCTCTCCGTCGGCGGACGTGTCGAGGCGATTCTCACCTACCTTCGTGCTCGGTAG
- a CDS encoding hydroxymethylglutaryl-CoA lyase → MEHRMMPDSQGPKQSSAVIRIVEVGPRDGLQHESDVVSTEAKVAFINALSESGVVEIEAGSFVSPHAIPQLADSDEVFRRIERRPGVIYSALVPNERGLERARAAGVDKIAVFTAASDTFTRQNINCTIDESIERFRPVVYDAKRDGMVVRGYISTVTHCPFEGAVQPSKVLDVVRQLFDLGVDEISLGDTVGKAAPRDVQRLLDEIVPRAEPSRLSLHVHDTCGMAVANVLTAWAEYGIEAFDTAAGGLGGCPYAPGASGNVATEDVVYALKASGASLAVDERKVIAAASEIGKVLNRRLSSRLSQVQTERTAYEGAA, encoded by the coding sequence GTGGAACATCGCATGATGCCCGACAGCCAGGGACCAAAACAGAGTTCGGCTGTGATCCGGATCGTCGAGGTTGGTCCTCGAGACGGGCTGCAGCATGAGTCGGACGTCGTCTCCACGGAGGCCAAGGTAGCGTTTATAAACGCCTTGTCCGAGAGCGGTGTGGTGGAGATCGAAGCGGGATCGTTTGTGTCGCCTCATGCCATTCCGCAACTGGCGGATTCCGATGAGGTGTTCCGGAGGATTGAGCGGCGGCCCGGCGTGATCTACTCAGCGCTGGTACCGAACGAACGAGGATTGGAACGGGCAAGGGCAGCGGGCGTGGATAAGATCGCCGTCTTTACGGCGGCCTCCGACACGTTCACCCGGCAGAACATCAACTGTACGATTGACGAGTCGATCGAGCGGTTCAGGCCGGTGGTGTACGACGCGAAACGTGACGGCATGGTCGTCCGAGGGTACATCTCTACAGTGACCCATTGTCCCTTCGAGGGTGCCGTCCAGCCGTCGAAGGTTTTGGATGTGGTGCGGCAGTTATTTGATCTTGGAGTCGACGAAATCTCCCTCGGGGACACTGTTGGAAAAGCCGCACCCCGCGACGTCCAGAGGCTGCTGGATGAAATAGTGCCCCGCGCCGAGCCTAGTCGACTCTCGCTTCACGTTCACGACACCTGCGGCATGGCCGTGGCCAATGTCCTGACCGCGTGGGCGGAGTACGGCATCGAGGCGTTCGACACGGCTGCTGGAGGACTCGGAGGATGTCCGTACGCGCCAGGGGCGTCGGGGAACGTTGCGACGGAAGACGTGGTCTATGCCCTGAAAGCATCCGGCGCTTCGCTTGCCGTGGATGAACGGAAGGTCATTGCGGCGGCAAGCGAGATCGGTAAGGTTCTGAACCGCCGACTATCGTCGCGCCTATCGCAGGTACAGACAGAACGAACCGCGTATGAGGGTGCGGCATGA
- a CDS encoding IS5 family transposase (programmed frameshift): MRRYGLRDDQWEKIETLLPGREGTVGVTAQDNRLFVEAVLFRYRAGIPWRDLPERFGDFRVIHTRHTRWSRRGVWQRVFARLAEDLDNEYAMIDSTIVRAHQHSAGAKGGTKCEAIGRSKGGLTTKIHATCDALGNPTGFHLTPGQAHDLEGADVLLPGIEADTVIADKAFDADERVIEPLRKAGKTIVIPPKSNRTTPREYDQDLSRARHLIENFFARLKQFRAIATRYDKRAANFLGAIYLAASMTWLN; encoded by the exons GTGAGACGGTACGGGTTGCGGGATGACCAGTGGGAGAAGATTGAAACCCTGTTGCCTGGGCGTGAAGGCACGGTGGGGGTGACCGCGCAGGACAACCGGCTATTTGTGGAAGCGGTGTTGTTCCGGTATCGCGCGGGAATCCCGTGGCGGGATCTGCCGGAGCGGTTCGGAGATTTCCGAGTGATCCACACGCGCCATACGCGCTGGAGTCGACGCGGCGTCTGGCAACGGGTGTTTGCGCGTCTGGCCGAGGATCTCGACAATGAATACGCGATGATCGATTCCACCATCGTCCGTGCCCACCAGCACAGCGCTGGGGCAAAAGGGGGCACCAAGTGC GAAGCCATCGGACGCAGCAAGGGGGGCCTGACCACGAAAATCCACGCCACCTGTGACGCGCTGGGTAATCCGACCGGGTTTCATCTCACCCCAGGACAGGCGCATGATCTGGAGGGCGCCGATGTCTTGCTACCCGGCATTGAGGCGGATACCGTCATCGCCGATAAAGCCTTCGATGCCGATGAACGGGTGATTGAACCGCTGCGAAAAGCAGGGAAGACCATCGTCATCCCACCCAAATCCAACAGAACAACCCCACGTGAATACGATCAAGACCTCTCCCGAGCCCGCCATCTGATCGAGAACTTTTTCGCGAGACTCAAGCAATTCCGTGCCATCGCCACCCGCTATGATAAACGCGCCGCCAATTTCCTCGGTGCCATCTATCTCGCTGCTTCGATGACATGGCTTAATTGA
- a CDS encoding citrate/2-methylcitrate synthase, whose protein sequence is MNESVVSEVKGRPAYSPGLEGVIAGESALCLVDEGEAGLLYRGYPIRDLAEHSTFEEVAYLLLFGQLPNQQELADFSAQLINQAALPHPLDVFLGTAPSCSHPMDIVRTGVSLLGMVDPETADNSHDANVRKSIRLLAQIPLMIVTAYRLMSGKSRVRPLEDLSFAENLLYLLTDRRGNDEAKAMARVLDISLTLYAEHEFNASTFASRVTASTMTDMHSAVTSAIGTLKGPLHGGANEAVAEMFLGIGSREQAEAWVREALRQKQRIMGFGHRVLKKGDSRSAIIQRHAESLSRICGDRRWYEIATAVDHVMEQEKGLRPNLDFYTAVAYLLMGIPRTLYTPVFICSRITGWCAHVIEQQDHNRLMRPRALYTGPSRREYVPLDRRT, encoded by the coding sequence ATGAATGAGTCTGTCGTGAGTGAGGTGAAAGGTCGTCCTGCTTATAGCCCCGGTCTTGAAGGAGTGATCGCCGGAGAATCGGCTCTCTGCCTTGTCGATGAAGGGGAAGCCGGTCTCCTCTATCGTGGTTACCCGATCCGTGATTTGGCGGAGCACAGCACGTTTGAGGAAGTCGCCTATCTGCTGCTGTTTGGTCAGCTGCCGAATCAGCAGGAGTTAGCAGACTTCTCAGCACAACTCATCAATCAGGCTGCCCTTCCTCATCCCCTTGATGTCTTCCTTGGCACTGCGCCTTCCTGCTCACATCCCATGGATATTGTCCGAACGGGCGTTTCTCTGCTGGGCATGGTCGATCCTGAGACGGCCGACAACTCGCATGATGCCAACGTTCGGAAATCGATCCGACTGCTGGCACAGATCCCACTGATGATTGTGACTGCCTATCGGCTCATGAGCGGAAAATCTCGCGTGAGACCACTAGAGGATCTAAGTTTCGCTGAGAATCTCTTGTACCTCCTCACTGACCGAAGGGGAAACGATGAAGCGAAAGCCATGGCTCGAGTTCTCGATATCTCCCTTACACTGTACGCCGAACATGAATTCAATGCGTCCACGTTCGCCTCCCGAGTGACTGCGTCGACGATGACGGATATGCATTCGGCCGTTACTTCGGCGATCGGAACGCTGAAGGGACCGCTCCATGGCGGGGCCAACGAGGCGGTGGCCGAGATGTTTCTCGGTATCGGCAGCCGTGAACAGGCGGAAGCATGGGTACGGGAGGCTCTCCGACAGAAACAGCGGATCATGGGTTTCGGTCACCGCGTGCTCAAGAAGGGAGACAGCCGTTCAGCCATTATTCAACGGCACGCTGAATCGTTGAGCCGGATCTGCGGCGACCGCCGATGGTACGAGATTGCGACCGCCGTCGATCACGTCATGGAACAGGAAAAAGGGCTCCGTCCCAACCTGGATTTCTACACCGCGGTCGCCTATCTGTTGATGGGAATTCCTCGTACGCTGTATACACCGGTGTTTATCTGTTCTCGCATCACCGGATGGTGCGCCCATGTCATCGAACAACAGGATCACAATCGGTTGATGAGGCCCCGGGCTCTCTATACGGGGCCGTCGAGGAGGGAATATGTCCCCCTTGATCGCCGTACCTGA
- a CDS encoding enoyl-CoA hydratase-related protein yields MYAASKAAEMSLTGKGVSAEKALRIGLLSQVVLSHELIIQVDAIAASIITHGKTAVEAALHAIKGGIDIPLSEGLAREAELFGRLCVTPGKQEAVQAFLEKRQPKLSETEA; encoded by the coding sequence ATGTATGCCGCATCAAAGGCGGCGGAAATGAGCTTGACCGGGAAGGGTGTCTCCGCGGAGAAAGCACTGCGAATCGGTTTGCTGAGCCAAGTGGTACTGTCGCACGAGTTGATCATACAGGTTGACGCCATTGCGGCCTCAATTATCACCCACGGGAAAACTGCGGTGGAAGCTGCGCTTCATGCGATCAAGGGAGGAATCGACATCCCCCTGTCCGAGGGCCTGGCTAGGGAAGCGGAATTGTTCGGCCGATTGTGCGTCACTCCCGGCAAACAAGAAGCCGTACAGGCATTCTTGGAAAAGCGGCAGCCGAAATTGTCTGAAACAGAAGCATGA